GTGGACGTCGTTATCGGCACGCACAGGCTTCTTCAAAGGGACGTCGAGTTTAGAGACTTGGGCCTGCTCGTGATTGACGAGGAACAACGTTTCGGCGTTGCCCACAAGGAGGCGCTCAGGAAAAGAAAGAAGCTTGTAGATGTTCTAACGATGACCGCAACTCCCATTCCGAGAACGCTACACATGTCCCTCGTGGGAGCCAGGGACATGTCGCTGGTCAACACGCCTCCTCGAGACAGGATACCCATCAAGACGGAGATCGTGGAATTCAACGAAGAGCTCATCCGAGAGGCCCTGTTGAGGGAACCCGACAGAGGCGGGCAGTCCTTCTTTGTTCATAACAGAATCTACTCCATTGATTCGATGGCGTGTTTCCTCAAAGCACTTGTGCCGGAACTCACGTTCGCGGTTGCTCACGGCCAGATGCGCGAGAGAGATCTCGAGGAAGTGATGCTACGGTTCATCAACAAGGAATTCGATGTCTTGGTCTGCACGATGATCATAGAGTCTGGAATCGACATGCCCAACGTGAACACGATGATTGTGAACAGGGCCGACTGCTTCGGACTTGCTCAGCTCTATCAGTTGCGGGGCAGGGTGGGTAGATCGAAGGAGCAGGCGTACGCTTACCTGCTCGTGCCGCCGGGAAAGGCTCTGACCGAGGCTGCCGAGAAGAGACTGAGAGTCATCGAAGAATGCGACGAGCTTGGTGCAGGATTCAAGATAGCCATGAGAGACCTTGAGATACGTGGCGCGGGCAATATACTCGGTCCCGAGCAACACGGCTTCATCCTGAGCATCGGATTCGATCTCTATTGCCGGTTGCTTGAGGAAGCCAGTCGAGAGTTGAAGGGGGAAGTTACCGTTGAAGACAAATTGGCGCGTCTCAAGGCCGAGACGAGCGCCTACATCCCGGAGGACTACGTCGAAGACGACGTTGAGAGGATGTCTCTGTATAGGAGGCTTGCAGACACGCGTTCAGTCGAGGCAGTCGACGGGATAGAACAAGAGATGGTGGACCGCTTCGGGAAAGCGCCTTTCCCCGCTCTTTCTCTTCTCGACATCAGGCGCATAAGGCTACTCAGCAAGGGGCTCCCGCTGGAGTCCATCTCGGTCGGGCGAACTCACAGCCAGTTCATCTTATCCAGACGCCTTTCAAAAAAAGAAGCAACTTGTCTTGTGCGGTCACTCAAGTTCCAGATCGGATTCGCCGTCGGCCATGCTATGCAGATCAAGCTAGAACATGGTGGCGCACACGCGTTTCAAAGGACCAAAAATCTATTGAAAGCACTCCACTCGTGTGTTAGCGTAAGGTAGATTGAAGGTTGGCTCTGACGGGGGATTCAACTTCCCCATTTTCTTTGGGACAGAATCGGCCTGGTACTGCCGGCCGTAGGGAGAACTGAGAGCATGAAAAGACTTTTCTATCTGCTTGCCATTGCGTTGATTGCGTTTACTTCCTGCGCCAGGGATGATTCGAACAAGGTGTTGGCAAGGGTCGGGAGCAGAAAGATAACAGTGGGAGAATTCCGCGAAGCTTACGCCCAGATACCACCCGCATACCTGCCCAAGGAAGGCGGCATGGCCGCAAAGAAGCAGGTCTTGGACGACCTTATAAGCAAGGACCTTCTGACGCTCCAAGCGTACGAGCTGGGCCTGGATAAAGACAAGGGCCTGCTCGACAACGTGGAAAAGATGAAAGAGCAGGTCCTGCTGAAAGAGCTATACAATCGCGAAGTGGCTGCAAAAGCAAAGGCCACGGAGAAAGAGCTCAAGGAACGTTACGAACGGATGGCCCGCGAAGAGGAGATCCACGCCAGGCATATAGTTGTTGGCACGCCCGAGAAGGCACAGGAGGTGCTGAAAAAGGCCAGGGCCGGCGAGGACTTTGCCAAGCTTGCCGAGACGTACTCCGAGGATCCGTCCACCGCTTCAAATGGGGGAGACCTCGGATTTCTTGAGAAGGGCGCCATGTTGCCCCCCGAGTTTCAAGACGCCCTGTTCAAGCTGGAGGTCGGCCAGGTGAGCGACGTCGTCCAAACCAACTTCGGTTATCACATCATCAAGGCCGACGAGAAAAGGAAGAGAAAACTCGAACCTTTCGAACAGATGAAGGGCACAATCGAGTCGAACGTGGTCCAGGACAAGACGATGGAACTTGCCAAGAACTACGTGGAGAAGGTTAGAAAAGACTACCAATTCAAGATAAACGAGGTGAACATCAAGGCGTTGGTCGACGAGATAGCAGCGGCCGCCGCGCCCAACGGGATCAGCTTGACTGAGTTTTCCGGGCGTCTCGCCCCAGACCAGAAAGCCCGTCCCTTGGCCACAACAACCGTGGGCAACTACACAATCCGAGATTTCCTCACCAGCCTGCAGAACTCCGGTGCGAGCGCGCTTCCTCCGCAAGTCAACGTTGACCAGATCAAGAGGATAGTGGAAGCCGAAGCCATCACGAAGCCCTTGGTGGCAGACGCCAGGAAGATGGGTATAGAAAAGCAGAAGAGCGTTCGGAGCGACCTCGAACTTCTCAAGGAAAAGAAGATGCTTGAGATCCTCTACCAGAAGCAGATTCGGGATAAAGTCACCATTTCTGACGAGGAAATCGCTTCCTATTACGCCGCACACGCCCAAGAATACGGACAGCCCGCAACCGTGACTGTCGTAAAGCTAGTCGCCTATGACAAGAAGGCCGCTGATTCACTCGCCACTCTTGCCCGGCGAGGAGCGGACTTCGGCAAGCTAGTTGCGGAGAACTCCGTCGATCGTGAAAGCGCGACCCGCGGAGGGCGGGTGGAAGTTGGGGTGGGAACCGATCCCGTCATTGACTCGCTTACGCAAAAGATGAAGATCAACGACATCGCCGGTCCGGCTGTCACGGGCGAAGGCTTGGTGGTTATGAAGCTGCTTGAGAGGAAAAAGGAAGTAGTGACTCCTTTTGAGATTGCTCGACCCTACGCCAAGAGCGACCTCCAACGAAAGAAGGAGGAGGAAGGGTTCCAGGTCTTTCTCAAGAAGGCGCGCGACAAGTACAAGCCGTCTATCAACGAGAAGCTCTTAGCGGGGCTCAAGCTCGAAACTGCAACAACAAACGCGCCTAACTCACGGGCGCCTAAGTGAGCCCCACCATGAATGCGTGGGTGTCACTTGGAGTAGGAAACAAGGGGGTAAAGACCAAAATGAAGAAACTCACGTGTATCGTCCCCGCGACACTGATTTTGCTTCCGTTCGCACTTTTCCTGTTGGGTCTTCTCGCTCCTCCCGTGCACGCCGCCGATGTAGTGGAGGGCGTGGCGGTGGTTGTTGGAGATGAGATAATTCTTAAGAGCGAACTGGACGAACAGGTCGCGTTCTACTTGATTCAGGCGCAAGTCGATCCCGCGGATACGGCGAAAGTCAGCCAGGCGAAGAAAGAGATACTTGACAGAATGATCGACGCCAAGGTTATCGTAAATGAAGCCCGAAAGCGTCAACTGACCATCTCCAAGCAGGAGCTCGATCAGGCCGTCGAGGATGCGGTGAAGGAAGTCAAGACAAGGATGGGCTCCGAGGAAAAGTTCAAACTGGAGCTGGAGAAGGAAGGTCTCAACGAGGAGAAACTCAGGGACAAGTACCGGCAAGAGCTGGAATCCCAACTTCTGGCCATGAGGCTGGTGGAGAGAGAAGTCCGCGCTAAGGTCAAGGTGACGGACCAAGATGTTGACAACTTCTACAAGGAAAGAAAACAGGATCTTCCGAAGAAACCGGCCGAGGTCACACTGGCACAGATAGTGATACTCGCAGAGACGGACTCGGTCGTGGATAGAAAGGCGAGGGACAGGGCCGAGCAAGTACTCAGGGCCATCAGGGAAGGTCAGAACTTCGAGAAGCTGGCCGCTCAATACTCCGACGACCCAAGCGCCGAGAATGGTGGAGACGTGGGGGTCGTGCAAAAAGGGGATTTCGAAGAGAGTTTCGAGAAGGCCGCCTTTGTTCTCGAGCCTGACCAGGTTAGCGATCTGGTCCGGAGTCGTTTTGGCTATCACATAATTAAGATGGTCGAGAAGAGCGACCAGGGCTATCACGTGAAACACATTCTCATAAAAGTGGTGCCGACCGACGAAGCCGAGCAGAAGGCGAGAAGTCTCGCCACGGAGCTGAGGAAGAGAATCGAGGCCGGAGAGAGCTTTGAAGGCATTGCGACGAAATACTCCCAGGATAAGGAATCCGCGGCCAAGGGTGGAGTGGTAGGGAGCTACCCGGCGGATGGACTGGCCCCCGCCGTGAAGGCCGCGATAAAGGGTATTCCGGAGGGAGGCGTGAGCGAAGTAATTCCACTGGACGTCGGCTACCACATGCTCAAGGTGGTCGCAAAGACACCGGAGCGAGAATACACGTACGATGAGATAAAAGATCAACTGCGCCAGATGGTCATTCAGGAAAGGATGCAGAACAAGTACGAACAGTGGTTGGCCGAGATAAAGAAAAAGACCTTTATCGACGTGAAAGGCAGCTAGAGAGGCTCCTTGCGGATTGACCTGTTCCTAAAGAGGATTTGCATTGTGAAGAGCAGATCCGCCGCGGCAAGACTATGCGAGGAGGAAAAGGTGGCGGTCAACGGCAAGGCCGCCAAGAGCAGCAAGGCCGTCAAGCCAGAGGACGAAGTCTCCGTTGTCCTGGGCCCCAAGGAGCTTACCTTCTCGATTGTAGCCTTGCCTGAGGGCAATGTGAGCAAGGCCCAGGCGCCTTCCTTTTACAGAATAACAGGTTTGAAGCTAACTCCCGGGGTTTTCGAGTAGCACGGGATTTCTTGTTCCTTCTACTCTCACGCTCATCCCGATGAGAAATCCTTCTTCACCCATACCAATTGCGATCTCAATGGGCGACCCCCTCGGTGTGGGGCCTGAGGTGATACTGAAGGCCCTCCTCTCGAAGGAAGTCGCCGGCAAAGTGATACCTATTGTCGTTGGTGTCCCTTCCATCATGCGCAAAGCCGCACGGTTGGTGGGGGGGCGGGCTTCGATCAGACTTCTGTCGGGGGGCAAGGTTCACGAGGCTTCCGACGCAGGTGTGGTTTATGTGCTTGTCCCAAGAAATTTGTTGGGCACCGGAGAGTTAATGCGGCCAATCGGGCCTTCGCGCGCCGGAGAGTTCGCGTCT
The genomic region above belongs to Candidatus Eisenbacteria bacterium and contains:
- a CDS encoding peptidylprolyl isomerase; translation: MKKLTCIVPATLILLPFALFLLGLLAPPVHAADVVEGVAVVVGDEIILKSELDEQVAFYLIQAQVDPADTAKVSQAKKEILDRMIDAKVIVNEARKRQLTISKQELDQAVEDAVKEVKTRMGSEEKFKLELEKEGLNEEKLRDKYRQELESQLLAMRLVEREVRAKVKVTDQDVDNFYKERKQDLPKKPAEVTLAQIVILAETDSVVDRKARDRAEQVLRAIREGQNFEKLAAQYSDDPSAENGGDVGVVQKGDFEESFEKAAFVLEPDQVSDLVRSRFGYHIIKMVEKSDQGYHVKHILIKVVPTDEAEQKARSLATELRKRIEAGESFEGIATKYSQDKESAAKGGVVGSYPADGLAPAVKAAIKGIPEGGVSEVIPLDVGYHMLKVVAKTPEREYTYDEIKDQLRQMVIQERMQNKYEQWLAEIKKKTFIDVKGS
- a CDS encoding S4 domain-containing protein, with translation MRIDLFLKRICIVKSRSAAARLCEEEKVAVNGKAAKSSKAVKPEDEVSVVLGPKELTFSIVALPEGNVSKAQAPSFYRITGLKLTPGVFE
- a CDS encoding peptidylprolyl isomerase: MKRLFYLLAIALIAFTSCARDDSNKVLARVGSRKITVGEFREAYAQIPPAYLPKEGGMAAKKQVLDDLISKDLLTLQAYELGLDKDKGLLDNVEKMKEQVLLKELYNREVAAKAKATEKELKERYERMAREEEIHARHIVVGTPEKAQEVLKKARAGEDFAKLAETYSEDPSTASNGGDLGFLEKGAMLPPEFQDALFKLEVGQVSDVVQTNFGYHIIKADEKRKRKLEPFEQMKGTIESNVVQDKTMELAKNYVEKVRKDYQFKINEVNIKALVDEIAAAAAPNGISLTEFSGRLAPDQKARPLATTTVGNYTIRDFLTSLQNSGASALPPQVNVDQIKRIVEAEAITKPLVADARKMGIEKQKSVRSDLELLKEKKMLEILYQKQIRDKVTISDEEIASYYAAHAQEYGQPATVTVVKLVAYDKKAADSLATLARRGADFGKLVAENSVDRESATRGGRVEVGVGTDPVIDSLTQKMKINDIAGPAVTGEGLVVMKLLERKKEVVTPFEIARPYAKSDLQRKKEEEGFQVFLKKARDKYKPSINEKLLAGLKLETATTNAPNSRAPK